One region of Streptomyces capillispiralis genomic DNA includes:
- a CDS encoding streptophobe family protein, whose product MSSRTSSGRPVARHGWAQALVTVLGALIAMGVVAVLGLWAAGATELPGGAFPQVVAATVVTAVGGRVELSGDAGGLAGTEGGLTVIPLSVTLVGALVIGRGFLRPLRHRAVAGAPELAGWAARIAALWLLALLALALAARHTFEISLGDGPLGDLGDLFGLAPVVGFSADVPVSVLIGLVWLAGVLVVTLMVSRGAPLPAGLLRFQTSVRPAARAMVRLLLACVVIGLLVALFVAATRGHAVETFAVILLGLPNVVWLALTVGFGATWDGRVEGPFGLPMPRVLDEVLRTPDVSTLNLGTLVEHDGRKWWWLLVVVAVLLLAAAFVAAALSPPRIRAWQHAVHMAVALALTVLMICLMARISARIGLSVLGIGDLGEGFSGQVLLRPRPWSTLGLALLWGLVTGFAGALLARRVRRGGDAGGADTARRGGATGR is encoded by the coding sequence GTGAGCTCACGCACCTCTTCCGGCCGTCCGGTCGCCCGCCACGGCTGGGCGCAGGCCCTCGTCACGGTACTCGGCGCCCTGATCGCCATGGGCGTGGTGGCGGTGCTGGGGCTGTGGGCGGCCGGTGCCACGGAGCTGCCGGGCGGTGCCTTCCCGCAGGTGGTCGCGGCGACCGTGGTGACGGCCGTCGGCGGGAGGGTCGAGCTGTCGGGGGACGCCGGCGGTCTGGCCGGCACGGAGGGCGGCCTGACGGTGATCCCGCTGTCCGTCACCCTCGTGGGGGCGCTGGTCATCGGCCGGGGCTTCCTGCGCCCGCTGCGTCACCGGGCGGTGGCGGGAGCGCCCGAGCTGGCCGGGTGGGCCGCGCGGATCGCCGCGCTGTGGCTGCTCGCGCTGCTCGCTCTGGCACTCGCCGCGCGGCACACGTTCGAGATCTCCCTCGGGGACGGCCCGCTCGGCGACCTCGGTGACCTGTTCGGGCTGGCGCCCGTGGTCGGATTCTCCGCCGACGTGCCGGTGAGCGTGCTCATCGGCCTGGTCTGGCTGGCGGGGGTCCTGGTGGTGACGCTCATGGTGTCCCGCGGCGCCCCGCTGCCCGCCGGGCTGCTGCGCTTCCAGACCTCGGTGCGTCCGGCGGCGCGCGCGATGGTGCGGCTGCTGCTCGCCTGCGTCGTCATCGGCCTCCTCGTCGCGCTGTTCGTCGCGGCCACCCGGGGCCACGCGGTCGAGACGTTCGCCGTGATCCTGCTCGGGCTGCCCAACGTGGTCTGGCTCGCCCTGACGGTCGGGTTCGGCGCCACCTGGGACGGCAGGGTGGAGGGGCCCTTCGGGCTGCCCATGCCGCGGGTGCTCGACGAGGTGCTGCGCACACCGGACGTCTCCACGCTGAACCTGGGCACGCTCGTCGAGCACGACGGCCGGAAATGGTGGTGGCTGCTGGTGGTGGTCGCGGTGCTGCTGCTGGCCGCCGCGTTCGTGGCGGCGGCCCTGTCCCCGCCGCGGATCCGCGCCTGGCAGCACGCCGTGCACATGGCGGTGGCGCTGGCCCTGACGGTGCTGATGATCTGCCTGATGGCCCGGATCTCCGCGCGGATCGGTCTGTCGGTGCTCGGCATCGGTGACCTGGGCGAGGGGTTCTCCGGGCAGGTGCTGCTGAGGCCGCGGCCGTGGAGCACGCTGGGGCTGGCCCTGCTGTGGGGTCTGGTCACCGGCTTCGCGGGGGCGTTGCTGGCGCGCCGGGTGCGGCGCGGGGGCGACGCCGGCGGGGCGGACACCGCGCGGCGCGGGGGCGCGACGGGCCGCTGA
- a CDS encoding PRC-barrel domain-containing protein, with protein sequence MLFSRVRGLPVLTPGDAERLGVVRALTVDAAHGRVTHVRIGRGRLRREAVVAWGALRAVGPDMLIVRPSGGPAGAPPHRDLLGSRVLTECGEERGTVLDAAFDPLTARIGTVLTTSGELPAGRLLGLGDHALVIRTGHAHHRV encoded by the coding sequence ATGCTGTTCTCGCGGGTGCGCGGGCTGCCGGTGCTGACGCCGGGCGACGCGGAGCGTCTGGGGGTGGTGCGGGCCCTGACGGTCGACGCGGCGCACGGGAGGGTCACGCACGTCCGGATAGGGCGCGGGCGGCTGCGCAGGGAGGCCGTGGTGGCCTGGGGCGCCCTGCGTGCCGTCGGCCCGGACATGCTGATCGTGCGCCCGTCCGGCGGTCCGGCAGGGGCGCCGCCCCATCGTGACCTGCTCGGCAGCAGGGTGCTCACGGAGTGCGGCGAGGAGCGGGGCACGGTGCTCGACGCCGCGTTCGATCCGCTGACCGCCCGGATCGGGACGGTGCTCACGACGTCCGGCGAGCTGCCGGCCGGCCGTCTGCTGGGGCTCGGCGACCACGCGCTGGTGATCCGCACCGGGCATGCGCACCACCGGGTCTGA
- a CDS encoding PRC-barrel domain-containing protein, with translation MNGLTAVRSLTTLPVVTLGGDCLAHVKDTVFDPSARRIASFTLTGRTLLSGPLPRDLPWPAVHCLGRHAVMVRDEGALFDLPLSVARRDAVRGRLLGAQVLTDDGDAVGTVLDVLVEGGTSGRLVAFRLAAHRELVHGSRHRRHRVYVPRGEALSVTGRTLVIPAHATTYVTDDLPGFVARVGARHDRRGVAS, from the coding sequence ATGAACGGACTGACGGCGGTGCGGAGCCTGACGACGCTGCCCGTGGTGACGCTGGGCGGGGACTGCCTGGCGCATGTGAAGGACACCGTCTTCGACCCGTCCGCCCGGCGGATCGCGAGTTTCACCCTGACCGGCCGGACCCTGCTGTCGGGCCCCCTGCCGCGGGATCTGCCCTGGCCGGCGGTGCACTGCCTGGGGCGTCACGCGGTCATGGTCCGCGACGAGGGGGCGCTGTTCGACCTGCCCCTGTCGGTGGCGCGCCGTGACGCCGTGCGCGGGCGGCTGCTCGGGGCGCAGGTCCTGACCGACGACGGCGACGCGGTGGGCACGGTCCTGGACGTGCTGGTCGAGGGCGGCACCAGCGGCCGGCTGGTCGCCTTCCGGCTCGCCGCGCACCGGGAGCTGGTGCACGGCTCCCGGCACCGGCGGCACCGGGTGTACGTGCCGCGGGGCGAGGCCCTGAGCGTCACCGGCCGGACGCTGGTGATCCCCGCGCACGCGACCACGTACGTCACCGACGACCTGCCGGGGTTCGTGGCCCGCGTCGGCGCCCGGCACGACCGGAGGGGTGTGGCGTCGTGA
- a CDS encoding ATP-binding protein — protein MTYHLDGAVIPTGFDVPVEPLRRAAHFTGEPGCIADARAFAAHFLEQLRTEWCAEIDERADGAVLLVVSELVTNADRHSGGPYILELEGTAASLTVMVYDSSAALPRVFPRDPRRVGRHGLEIVQALALRVDVERVPVGKRVRAVIGLGAG, from the coding sequence ATGACCTATCACCTGGACGGGGCAGTGATACCGACTGGTTTCGACGTGCCCGTGGAACCGCTGCGGCGGGCGGCACACTTCACCGGCGAGCCGGGTTGCATCGCCGACGCGCGGGCCTTCGCCGCGCACTTCCTCGAGCAGCTCAGGACCGAGTGGTGCGCCGAGATCGACGAGCGGGCCGACGGCGCCGTGCTCCTGGTGGTGAGCGAGCTGGTGACCAACGCCGACCGGCACAGCGGCGGACCGTACATCCTGGAGCTGGAGGGCACGGCCGCCTCGCTCACGGTGATGGTCTACGACAGCAGCGCCGCCCTGCCCCGCGTCTTCCCCCGCGACCCCCGGCGCGTCGGCCGGCACGGACTGGAGATCGTCCAGGCGCTGGCCCTGCGCGTCGACGTGGAACGGGTGCCCGTCGGCAAGCGCGTGCGGGCGGTCATCGGCCTCGGCGCCGGGTGA
- a CDS encoding RNA polymerase sigma factor SigF — METAVIRSQAHDEHTEAGTVGGSRGDVVDPRAVAPRDARELSRQFFRRMAELEEGTREYQYARNTLIEMNMSLVRFAAGRFRGRGDDMDDIVQTGMIGLIKAIDRFELSREVEFTSFALPYIVGEIKRFFRDTTWAVHVPRRLQELRVELAKAREELASRLDRDPTVAELATLMNLTEQQVVEGQIAANGYNSSSLDAALTGDGPEGGESVLADFIGVEEEGLRLVEDFHALAPLMAELSERDREILHMRFVEEATQAEIGERLGCSQMHVSRLIKRIISRLREGMLGELGCA, encoded by the coding sequence ATGGAGACCGCCGTGATCCGGTCGCAGGCGCACGACGAGCACACCGAAGCCGGGACGGTCGGCGGAAGCCGGGGGGACGTGGTGGACCCGCGCGCCGTGGCCCCGCGCGACGCCCGGGAGCTGTCACGGCAGTTCTTCCGCCGCATGGCGGAGCTGGAGGAGGGCACGCGCGAGTACCAGTACGCGCGCAACACCCTCATCGAGATGAACATGTCCCTCGTACGGTTCGCGGCCGGGCGGTTCCGCGGCCGGGGCGACGACATGGACGACATCGTGCAGACCGGCATGATCGGGCTGATCAAGGCGATCGACCGGTTCGAGCTGTCCCGCGAGGTCGAGTTCACCTCCTTCGCGCTGCCGTACATCGTGGGCGAGATCAAGCGCTTCTTCCGTGACACCACGTGGGCCGTGCACGTGCCGCGCCGGCTCCAGGAGCTGCGCGTCGAGCTGGCCAAGGCCCGCGAGGAACTCGCCAGCCGGCTGGACCGGGACCCCACGGTCGCCGAGCTGGCCACGCTGATGAACCTCACCGAGCAGCAGGTCGTCGAGGGGCAGATCGCGGCGAACGGGTACAACTCGTCGTCCCTGGACGCCGCCCTCACCGGTGACGGCCCCGAGGGCGGCGAGTCCGTCCTCGCCGACTTCATCGGCGTCGAGGAGGAGGGGCTGCGGCTCGTCGAGGACTTCCACGCGCTGGCCCCCCTGATGGCCGAACTCAGCGAGCGTGACCGGGAGATCCTCCACATGCGGTTCGTGGAGGAGGCCACCCAGGCGGAGATCGGCGAACGCCTCGGCTGCTCCCAGATGCACGTGTCCCGTCTGATCAAGCGGATCATCTCCCGCCTGCGTGAGGGCATGCTCGGCGAACTCGGCTGCGCCTGA
- a CDS encoding helix-turn-helix domain-containing protein, translating into MTSEAPDHAPVIPLRPGQAPPARTPDPTAREPLWRDLVGDVLRRERLAQERTLKDVADAARISMPYLSEVERGRKEASSEVLAAAAQALGLGLGDLLSRVHGELVRVTSAGRRVGAGRLTGSGHRAAPGRGVSGSAHNGLCLAA; encoded by the coding sequence GTGACCAGTGAAGCGCCCGACCACGCCCCCGTCATCCCCCTGCGACCCGGCCAGGCCCCGCCGGCCCGGACCCCCGACCCCACGGCCAGAGAGCCCCTGTGGCGGGACCTGGTCGGCGACGTGCTGCGCCGGGAGCGGCTCGCCCAGGAGCGGACGCTGAAGGACGTCGCCGACGCGGCCCGCATCTCCATGCCCTACCTCTCGGAGGTGGAGCGGGGCCGCAAGGAGGCGTCGTCGGAGGTCCTCGCGGCCGCCGCCCAGGCGCTCGGCCTGGGCCTCGGGGACCTGCTGTCACGGGTCCACGGCGAGCTGGTCCGCGTCACCAGCGCCGGGCGCCGGGTGGGCGCGGGCCGGCTCACCGGCTCCGGCCACCGGGCCGCCCCGGGGCGGGGCGTGTCCGGCTCCGCGCACAACGGGCTGTGCCTGGCCGCCTGA
- a CDS encoding ClpP family protease, protein MGTYTIPNVVERTPRGERSYDVFSRLLSERIIFLGTEIDDGVANVVIAQLLHLESEAPESEIAIYINSPGGSFTSLMAIYDTMTFVRAPISTFCVGQAASTAAVLLAGGDPGRRFVLEHARVLLGQPASGGARGTASDLSLQAKEMVRIRSQVEEVLSRHTRHDVATLRADMDRDKVFTAQEAVVYGLADEVLARRLTGT, encoded by the coding sequence ATGGGGACGTACACGATTCCGAACGTCGTCGAGCGCACCCCGCGGGGCGAGCGGTCCTACGACGTGTTCAGCCGGCTGCTGTCGGAGCGGATCATCTTCCTGGGCACGGAGATCGACGACGGGGTCGCCAACGTGGTCATCGCGCAACTCCTGCACCTGGAGTCCGAGGCCCCGGAGAGCGAGATCGCGATCTACATCAACTCGCCCGGCGGCTCGTTCACCTCGCTGATGGCGATCTACGACACGATGACGTTCGTCCGGGCGCCGATCTCGACGTTCTGCGTCGGGCAGGCGGCCTCCACGGCGGCCGTGCTGCTGGCGGGCGGCGACCCGGGGCGGCGGTTCGTGCTGGAGCACGCGCGGGTGCTGCTCGGGCAGCCGGCCTCGGGCGGGGCACGGGGCACCGCGTCGGACCTGTCGCTCCAGGCCAAGGAGATGGTGCGGATCCGCTCCCAGGTGGAGGAGGTGCTGTCCCGGCACACCCGGCACGACGTGGCGACCCTGCGCGCGGACATGGACCGCGACAAGGTGTTCACCGCCCAAGAGGCCGTGGTGTACGGCCTGGCGGACGAGGTGCTGGCCCGGCGCCTGACGGGGACGTGA
- a CDS encoding ATP-dependent Clp protease proteolytic subunit, whose amino-acid sequence MSPRTAGPWPAVLPRAEEGETPPNRFDDHLAAQLLAQRIVLLGTQVDEVSANRVCAQLLILSAEDPRTDIALYINSPGGSVHAGLAIYDTMRLIPNDVSTLAMGFAASMGQFLLCVGTPGKRYALPNARVMMHQPSGGIGGTTADIEIQAANLDFTKRTIERITAEHTGQTPETISRDGDRDRWFTAEQAREYGMVDRVVESLDDVRPAATRRRMGLQ is encoded by the coding sequence ATGTCTCCACGCACCGCCGGCCCGTGGCCGGCCGTACTGCCCCGGGCCGAGGAGGGCGAGACCCCGCCGAACCGGTTCGACGACCACCTCGCCGCGCAGCTGCTCGCCCAGCGGATCGTGCTGCTGGGCACCCAGGTCGACGAGGTCTCCGCCAACCGGGTCTGCGCGCAGCTGCTGATCCTGTCCGCGGAGGACCCGCGCACCGACATCGCCCTGTACATCAACAGTCCCGGCGGATCCGTGCACGCGGGGCTGGCGATCTACGACACGATGCGGCTGATCCCCAATGACGTCTCCACCCTGGCCATGGGCTTCGCCGCCAGCATGGGCCAGTTCCTGCTGTGCGTCGGCACGCCGGGCAAGCGCTACGCGCTGCCGAACGCGCGCGTCATGATGCACCAGCCGTCGGGCGGCATCGGCGGCACCACCGCCGACATCGAGATCCAGGCGGCGAACCTGGACTTCACCAAGCGGACCATCGAGCGGATCACCGCCGAGCACACCGGACAGACCCCGGAGACCATCTCCCGGGACGGCGACCGGGACCGCTGGTTCACGGCCGAGCAGGCGCGGGAGTACGGGATGGTCGACCGGGTGGTGGAGTCGCTCGACGACGTCCGCCCGGCGGCGACACGACGCAGGATGGGGCTGCAGTGA
- a CDS encoding VOC family protein, whose protein sequence is MSADGFTTCLWFDGRAEEAADFYVSVFKNSSVGRVLRYTESGYGTTGSVLTVEFTANGQRFVALNGGPQFQFTEAISFQLDCEDQAEVDHYWEKLVEGGGEHGPCGWLKDRFGVSWQVNPVRLTEMISDPDTRKADRALKAMMAMGKIDIAALEKAYAGE, encoded by the coding sequence ATGAGCGCCGACGGATTCACCACATGTCTCTGGTTCGACGGCCGGGCCGAGGAGGCCGCCGACTTCTACGTCTCCGTCTTCAAGAACTCGAGCGTCGGCCGCGTCCTGCGGTACACCGAGTCCGGGTACGGCACCACGGGCTCCGTGCTCACCGTGGAGTTCACGGCCAACGGACAGAGGTTCGTCGCGCTGAACGGTGGGCCCCAGTTCCAGTTCACCGAGGCGATCTCCTTCCAGCTCGACTGCGAGGACCAGGCCGAGGTGGACCACTACTGGGAGAAGCTCGTCGAGGGCGGCGGCGAACACGGCCCCTGCGGCTGGCTCAAGGACCGTTTCGGTGTGTCCTGGCAGGTCAACCCCGTGCGGCTGACCGAGATGATCAGCGACCCGGACACCCGGAAGGCGGACCGCGCCCTGAAGGCCATGATGGCGATGGGCAAGATCGACATCGCCGCCCTGGAGAAGGCGTACGCGGGCGAGTGA